GGGCCGGATCGACGGCGTGCTGGCAGATCAGACGATGGAGCTGTTCGGCTTCCTGATTGGTCATGGTGGCGGCGTTGATCTGGGTATGGATCGATGCCATGCGTTGAAATGCCTCCCGAATCCGGAACGTTCGAGAGGCAATGGTCAGGTCCGGGGCAGGAAGCCGCTTGCAGGTTTGGCTCATCGTATACGCCGGGTGCCCCACGGGACGCTGCCGCCGGCGCCGGGCAATGGGCGAAGGCCCTTCGGCGCCCCGGCGCTCCCGGCGCTCCCGGCGCGCCGATGCGACGCTGCCAACGCGCATAGGCGTACAGGCGTACAGGCGCACAGGCGTACAGGCGTACGAACCGAAGGCGCGAGCGGCCACGCGCCATACGCGCGGCCGTCGACGCGGGACCTAACGGTCCCGATTGGTCAGCAGGGTACGAATCAACGCAGACGTGCCGGGGCCGGCACGCGTCAGATCATCGATGAACGCCGGATGCGCGCGGGTGCGGGGCGCCGCTTGCGGGGCGCCCGACGCGAATGTGCGGGGCGGTTTCGGCGGCGGCACGGTTCGCGGTTTCGGTATCGGCGCTGGCTGCACCACGGCGTCGGGCATTGGGTCCGGTCCGCCTTGCGCGTGTCCGAAATCGCCATGGATGCCCGAGTCCGTGTCGGAGTCGGGCGTTGGCGCGACGTTCGCGGCCTCAGCGCCCGCGCTGCCGGGCCGCAACCTTACCAGTTCGGCGATCTCCATGGGTGGCCGCGTTGTCATCGGTACGGGCGGCTGCGAAGCCGGCGACGACAATCCCAATTTCGTTCGCGCCTTTGCGATGACGCTCCTGTACGGCGAACCCGATGAACGCTCCGCCGCAGGCCGGCCGGCGACGTCTGCCAATGTGTTCGACGTCCGCATTCGCTTGATGAGCGTGTCGACGGCCTGCGTGCCCATTCGGAGATCCTTGAATTTGAGCGTCGAGAGAAGCGACGGTCTGGCCCCGGAAGACAAGCCGTTGGCCTTCATGAACTTGTCGGCGCGGTGGCATTGCCGCAGGTGCAAGAGGAATTCCTTTCCCTTGAAGACGACGAGCTGACCGCGATCGTTGATGCCGATACGGCCCTTCTCGATGTAGGCGCCGCTCTCCGGCGTGTGCAACCTGTCGAGTGTCGCGAACGAATTTTGCGCCACTGATTGCAATGAAATACTCATGGTCATAGCGATGATTCTCCTTCCATTGACTCCGTCGGACCCGATGCGCCTCGTCCTTCGGCATCGAGGTCAACCGCTGGAGCAACGCCGTCCGGGTGAGCGCAGGTGCTCATCGCGAAGCGTCTTCCCCGGTGTCGTGCATCACGCCTGCCGGACTACGTCTCGCGCGCGAGGCCACAAACTCGGCGTATGCACACGGGTTTCGATCAAGCCTCGTTTGTATCGGATCGAGACTAGGCAGAATCCTATGTTTCGCTCATGGAAATCGAGGAGTACCTCGTCTGAATGCAAAAACGGCAGGGCGATGGCCCTGCCGTTATGCTGGCGTTGCGTGCGCAAAGCGGTGTGTTCGGCGGCTAACTCTGCATCAGCCGCTTCTCGCGCGCCACGCTCATCAGAATGCCGACGCCGAGGCCGAGCGTCACCAGTGCGGTGCCCCCGTAGCTCATGAACGGTAGCGGCACGCCGACCACCGGCAAAATACCGCTCACCATGCCCATGTTCACGAAGGCGTAAGTGAAGAAGATCATCGTGACGGCGCCCGCAAGCAACCGGCCGAACAGCGTCGCACCGCTTGCGGCGATCATCAGCCCGCGTGCGACGAGCAGCAGATACAGCACGATCAGCACGCCCTCGCCGATCAGACCGAATTCTTCCGCGAACACGGCGAAGATGAAGTCGGTGTGCTTTTCCGGAATGAATTCGAGGTGAGCCTGCGTGCCCTTGAGCCACCCCTTGCCGGTCGTGCCGCCCGAGCCGATGGCGATGACCGACTGGATCGTGTGGAAGCCCTTGCCGAGCGGGTCGGACGTGGGGTCGAGCAGCGTGCATACACGGTGCTTCTGGTAGTCGTGCAGGATGTGCCATTCGACATCCGGCTGACAGATCTTGTCTTCGAGTGCGAGGATCGTGCCGATGCCGACCACCCCGGCGATCAGTACCGGAAGAATCAGCTTCCACGACAAGCCGGCCAGATAGATGACGTAGAGACCGGCAGCGGCCACGAGCAGGCCTGTGCCCAGATCGGGCTGCTTCGCGATCAGACCGACGGGTACGCCGAGCAGGGCGAGGGCGGCCAGATAGTCGAACCAGCGAATGTTGCCTTCGCGCTTCTGGAAGTACCACGCGAGCATGAGCGGCATGGCGATCTTCATGATTTCGGACGGCTGGATCACCATGCCGACGTTAAGCCACCGCTTCGCCCCCTTCTTCGTCAGGCCGAACATCGCCACCGCAATGAGCAGCGCGACGCCCGCCGTATAGAGCGGGACCGCGAACTTCATCAGGGTCTGTGTCGGCAACATGGCCAGCACCCACATCAGGACGAACGTGAGCACGATGTTGCGAATCTGGTCTTCCACGCGTCCCGGCACGTCGATGCTGGCGCTGTAGAGCGTGACCAGCCCCACGCACAGCAGCAGGAACACGATCAGCGCGAGCGGCTTGTCGAAGGCGGCGAACAGGCGCTTGACCTGTTCTTTCCACGTATGTTTGTCGAGCGCCATCATGGCGTTTCTCCTTGCGCGCCCTTCGCCTTGTGCGTGCTCTGCTCCTGAGCACGGATGGCGGCGCGATGGCGGGCTTCGTCGGCGACGGTCGGGCTGATGATGGCCGGTTTGTTCGGGGGCGGCGCCGGCTTCTGTGTTTCCGGCGCGGTGGCAGCGGACGCCTTGCCGTTCGGCGAACGTGCAGCGCCCGTCACAGCCGTGGCCGCCGATGCCCCGGGAGCCACGCGGGAGACCGCCATCGTGGCCGTGGTGGCCGTCGCCAGGCGGTCCAGTTCGGCGGCGCTGGCAGGCGGCGCATCCGGCGCAGCAGAGACCGCCGCCGCGCTCGCCCCCGAAGCCGCAGCCTGCAATGCCGCCGCTTCGGCGGCGCGCTCCTTCGGCTCGGTGATGAGGTAATAATCGAGCAGGCTGCGCGCGACCGGGCCGGCCTGCGCGCCCCCCCAACCGGCGTTCTCGACGATCAGCGCAAGCGCGATCTTCGGATCGTCGGCCGGCGCGAAGGCGATGAACAGCGCGTGGTCGCGCTTGAACTCGGGAATCGCGTTGTGGTTGTACTTTTCGTTCTTGCCGAGCGAGTACACCTGCGCCGTGCCGGTCTTGCCGCCTGCTTCATACGGGGCCCCGGCGAACGCCTGACGCCCCGTCCCTTCCTTGATGACGCCGACCATCGCGCGTTTCACGAAGTCGATGTCCGCCTGCTTGTACGGCAGACGCGCGCTCTCGTGCGGCACGGTGAGCTGGCGCGAGTGCGAGACCGGGTCTTCGACAGCCTTCACCAGGTGTGGCTTCATCACCACGCCGTTGTTGGCCAGCGTGGCCGTTGCGTGCGCGAGTTGCAGGATCGTGAACGAGTTGTAGCCCTGACCGATCCCCAGGCTGATCGTCTCGCCGTCGTACCACTTCTGCTGCGCCGGCTTCTTGTAGGCTTTGCGCTTCCATTCGGTCGACGGCAGAATGCCGCGCGCCTCGCCTTCGATGTCGATGCCCGTCAACTGACCGAAACCGAGCGGCGCCATGAAATCGTGGATGGCGTTCACGCCGAGGTCGTGCGCGAGCATGTAGTAATACGTGTCGTTCGAAACCACGATCGAGCGGTACATGTCGATCCAGCCCTGACCGTTACGCACGTCGTTGCGGAAGGTATGGTTGCCCAGCGTAAACGAGCCCGTATCCTGGAAACCCCAGTTCGTCGTGCGCTTGCCGAGTTCGAGGGCGGCGAGCGCCATGAACGGCTTGTACGTCGAGCCGATCGGGTAAGTGCCGCGCAGAGGGCGATTGAGCAGCGGCCGGTCGGGCGAGTTGTTCAGGGCGTCCCAGTTCTGCTGGTCGATGCCTTCGACGAACAGGTTCGGGTCGAAACTCGGCGCGGACACGAAGGCCAGGACGTCGCCCGTTTTCGGTTCGATGGCGACGACCGCGCCACGGCGTCCCGCAAAGGCTTGCTCGGCCACCTGCTGGAGCTTGATGTCGATGGACAACACCAAATTGTCGCCCGGCGTCGCCGGCGTGCGCGAGATCGTGCGCACCGGACGCCCCCCGGCCGTCACTTCGATTTCCTCGAAACCGGTGATGCCGTGGAGCTGCGTCTCGTAACTCTGCTCCACGCCGATCTTGCCAATGTAGTCGGTGCCTTTGTAGTTGTTCACATCGCGGCGGATGTCGTACTTCGCGCTGTCGCTGTCGTTTTCTTCGCTCATCGCGTCGATTCGCTGACGGTCGCGTTGCGAAATCCGGCCAATGTAGCCGATCACATGCGCCGCCGTCTCGCCGAGCGGGTATTGCCGGAACAGACGCGCGTGCACGTCCACGCCAGGGAAGCGGAATCGTTGCGCGGTGAAGCGGGCGACTTCCTCGTCGGTCAGCCGGGTGCGGATCGGCAGGCTCTCGAAGCTCTTGCTGTCGTCCATCAGCTTCTTGAAGCGGGCGCGGTCGCGCGGCGTGATTTCGATCACGTCTGACAGGTCGGTGACAAGGTCTTCGAGCGGACGACCGATCTTCGACGGCGTGATTTCCAGCGTGTAAGCGGAATAATTGCGTGCCAGCACCACGCCGTTGCGGTCCATGATGACGCCACGGTTGGGCACGATCGGCGCCAGCGACACGCGGTTCTCGTCGGCTTGCAGGGCGTACTGGTTATGACGGAAGACTTGCAGATAGACGAAACGCACCGCGAGCAGGCTGAAGCAGATCAGCACGAAAAGCGCGGCCGCCGTTACCCGCAGGTGGAACGTCTGTAGTTGTTGCTGGGGATTCTTGAACTCGGTCATGCTTGGCGGGGCTCGTGGGTGCGAACTGGCGGGCAGGGCCCGTCAGATCGGACGCGTATCGTCGCGGTCGACGGCGCGTTTCTGGGGCGCCAGCAGCAGGATACTGATCACCGGCCAGAGCAACGCTTCCACGAAGCTCGCGGCGAGCGGCCACCAGCCCGGAAAGGCGGCGCCGGTCGCCAGACGAATGATGAACGGCACCACGTGCGCGAGCAGCAGCAATGGCAGCACCGTGAGCGCCTGACCGAGCAGCGTGAAGAACAATACGCGGCGATGGATCATGATCGCACCATACGACAACAGCGTATAGGCGAGGGCGTGCTCGCCCAGCAGTCCGGCGTTGTGCACGTCCATGAGCAACCCGACGAGAAACGCTACGCCCATGCCGACCTTGCGTGGCTGGTGGATGTTCCAGAACATGAGCACCAGTGCGACGAAGTCGGGCATGGCGGGCGCATGGCCCCACGGCATCAGGTTCACCAGAAACGCCACCACGAGGCTGAGCGCGATGAAGTACGGATTGACCGGCAGCAGAATGTATTGCGGTCGTGACATGTGAATTCCTCAATGACCCTTGCGGGCGCCCGGCGCGAGTTTCGGATCCGCGCGCGTGCCGCCTTTCGGTGCGGGCTTGCCGCCGCTGGCCGCCGGATCGGAGGCGCGTGCGAGATCGGCGGCGGCGTCCGGATGCAGCGCCAGCGGTGTGGTGTATTGCAGCACCAGCACCTGACGCTGGCTGCGCAGGTTGGCCACCGGCTGACACAGAATGCGCGCGAACGCGGTGTCCGACACCCGGTCGACCTTGGTAATGCGTGCGACCGGCAGGCCGGCGGGGTAGACGCCGTCCAGACCGCTGGTGGCGATCTCGTCGCCGACCTTGACGTCTGCGGACAGCGGGATGAAGCGCAGGTCGAGCACGTCGCCTCGCAGTCCGCCGTAGATGACGCTGTGCACGCCGCTGCGGATCACTTGTACCGGCACGGCCTGTTCCTTGTCGGTGAGCAGCGTCACTTCGCTTTGCAGCAGGAACACGCGCGAAACCTGCCCGAGCAACCCTTGCTCGGTGACGACGGGGGCGCCGAGTTTGACACCGTGTTTCGTGCCGCGATCGATGACCACGCGCTGCGTGAACGGATCGCGCGTATCGTATTCGATTTCCGCGGGAATGCTCGGCACCGGCATGCGCTCGCGCAGGGCGAGCAACTGGCGCAGATGTTCGTTCTCGGCGACGAGCTGGTTGTTGCGCTGAGCCTGGACGGACAGTTCGAGATTACGCTCGCGCAGCGTGCCGTTTTCGGTCGTGAGTTGCGATTCGGTCGAGAAGAATCTCGCCACGCCGAGAATGGCGTCGCGAGGCAACAGCATCATGCGCTGCACGGGATAGAGGGCGGTGCCGACGACGGCTCGCACCCGCTCCAGCGTGTTGTAGTGCGAGTCGACCACGAGCAGGCCGATGGCGAGCGCGACGAAACAGATCAGCCGGGCCAACGCCGACGGTCCCTGTTTGAACAGTGGCGGCGGACTGTACTGCATGGTGGGCCCTTCAGGGAAGCACGCGCAGCGAGATGCTGCGGTGCGCGAGTCGTGTCAGTCGGGCGCGACGAAGCGGCGTCATGCCTGTCTCCGTGCGCGAGATCGTGCTGCGCGGCCCGCCGTGCCGGGCGAGGTGTGCAAGGGATTGCCCCACCGCGCCGGACGACGAACCACGCACGTTGGCTTACTCGTAGGAGAAGATGCTGCCGAGCTTGTCCATGCGCTCGAGCGCCATGCCCGAGCCACGCACCACGCAGGTGAGCGGGTCTTCGGCGACGAGCACGGGCAGGCCGGTTTCTTCGGCGAGCAGACGGTCCAGATCGCGCAACAGTGCGCCACCGCCCGTGAGCATCATGCCGCGCTCGGCGATGTCGGCGCCCAGTTCCGGCGGCGTCTGTTCCAGCGCGATCTTCACCGACGATACGATCTGGTTGAGCGGATCGGTCAGGGCTTCGAGGATTTCATTGCTGGAAATGGTGAAGGCGCGCGGAATCCCTTCCGAGAGGTTGCGGCCCTTGACTTCCATTTCCTTGACTTCCGAGCCCGGGAACGCCGAGCCGATTTCCTTCTTGATGGCTTCGGCGGTCTGTTCGCCGATCAGCATGCCGTAGTTGCGGCGGATGTAGTTGACGATGGCCTCGTCGAACTTGTCGCCGCCCACGCGCACCGAACCTTTATAGACGATGCCGCCCAGCGAGATCACGCCGACTTCGGTCGTGCCGCCGCCGATGTCGACGACCATCGAGCCGGTGGCTTCCGAGACCGGCAGGCCTGCACCGATGGCCGCGGCCATCGGCTCTTCGATCAGGTACACCTGCGAGGCGCCGGCACCGTGGGCCGCTTCCTTGATGGCGCGGCGCTCGACCTGGGTCGAACCGCACGGCACGCAGATGATGATGCGCGGCGACGGCGAGAACAGACGCGACTCGTGCGCCATCTTGATGAACTGCTTGATCATCTGCTCGGTCACGGTGAAGTCGGCGATCACGCCGTCTTTCATCGGACGAATGGCTTCGATGTTGCCCGGCACCTTGCCGAGCATCTGTTTGGCTTCCTTACCGACGGCCTGAATCGTTTTCTTGCCGCTCGGGCCACCTTCCTGACGGATGGCGACGACCGAAGGTTCGTCGAGAACGACGCCCTTGCCGCGCATATAGATCAGGGTGTTGGCCGTGCCCAGGTCGATGGCCAGGTCGTTGGAGAAGTAGCTGCGAAGAAAACCGAACATGCAAAATCCTGTGTTTGCGTGAGGCCGCCCAATGAACTTGACTGGGACGGCTGCCTGTCGTCTGGGTTCCGGCTGTTCGCAAAAAAAACGCCAGGCGCCACGCGGCGGCTCGCGAATCGTGCGGACAAACCGAGGAATGCTGTACCGGGCAGGAGGCGGGGCTGCCGTAAAAAATCCGTCGCGTCAGGGTCTACCGATGGACTGCGCGATCGTCTGTCGCGCCCCTCGGACTGGCCGTGGCCCACCTGCGCGACAGCGGCGGAGGGTGCAAAAACACGCTCCGACGCAAATTTAATGCGCAATGATACCTTATAATTTCGCAGGTTTTGCAGGAAAAACGAGCACGTTGACGCCACATTCGACCCCCGCGGCAGTTTCGCCCGGACCCTTGCGGCACGGTGTGTCAGGCCTCCTGCGCAGCGCGGTGCACGGAGTAAAACGGCGCCCGGGCCCCTCCCGGATCGCAGCTTCTCCGCATTCTGTCCCTAATTTTGGCGTCAGACATGCATTCGGCTGCTCTCCAATGCGCATTTTTTCGGGATTTCTTCATGGCTTTGAATCACTCAGACGTCAAACGCATCGCCCATCTCGCGCGTCTCGAGCTGGCCGATGACGAGGCGGCTCACATGGAAAAGGAGCTCAACGGCTTCTTCGCGCTCGTCGAACAGATGCAGTCGGTCGACACGACGGGCGTTGCCCCGCTCGCGCACCCCATCGAACAAATTCAGGAGGTCGCGCAGCGTCTGCGCACCGACGCCGTGACCGAGCTGGTCGACCGCGATGCGAATCAGCGTCCGGCGCCCGCCGTGCAGGATGGCCTCTATCTGGTGCCGAAGGTCATCGAGTGAGTCCGGCCGTCGTCGCGGGCGGCGCCCCGGGCGCCATCTGCCGCGACGCCATGTGATGGCGAGATCGCGCGCCGCGCGCATCCCGCACCTTACGCTACCGCTTTCATGCGCCACCCAGCACAGCAGCCATCATGGAACAAGATCTGATTCATTTGCAGGATTTGCGTGCCGCGCTCGACGCCAGGCGCGTCTCGAGCGTCGAGCTCACGCAGCACTATCTGACGCGCATCGCCGCGGCGGCCGATCTGAACGCCTTCGTGCACGTCGACGCCGAAGCCAGCCTCACGCAAGCGCGCGCCGCGGATGCGCGCATCGCCGCCGGTGACGGCGCGAACCAGCCCCTGCTGGGAATCCCCGTCGCGCACAAGGACGTTTTCGTTACGCGCAACTGGCACAGCACGGCAGGCTCGCGCATGCTCAAGGGCTACCAGAGCCCGTTCGACGCCGCTGTCGTCGAGCGTCTGTCAGACGCCGGCATGGTCACGTTGGGCAAGACCAACATGGACGAGTTCGCCATGGGCTCGTCCAACGAAAACTCGTACTACGGCCCGGTCAAGAACCCGTGGGACAAGCTGGCCGTGCCGGGCGGCTCGTCCGGCGGCTCGGCCGCTGCCGTGGCCGCGCGCCTGGCGCCGGTCGCCACCGGAACCGATACCGGCGGCTCGATCCGCCAACCAGCTGCATTCTGCGGCGTGACCGGCATCAAGCCGACGTATGGCCGCGTGTCGCGTTACGGCATGATCGCTTTCGCCTCGTCGCTCGATCAAGGCGGTCCGTTCGGTCATAGCGCCGCAGATTGCGCTTGGCTGCTCAACGGCATGGCCGGGTTCGACCCTCGCGATTCGACCAGCCTGGAGCGTGCCGACGAAGACTTCGCACGCGGTCTGGGCAAGCCGCTCGACGGGGCGACGGCCGACAAGCCGCTGGCGGGTCTGCGCATCGGGCTGCCTGCCGAATACTTCGGAGAAGGACTCGACGCCGACGTGCGCGAATCCATCGACAACGCGCTTGCCGAGTTCGAGAAGCTCGGCGCCGTGCGCGTGCCGGTGTCGCTGCCGAAGACGGAACTGTCGATCCCTGTGTACTACGTGCTGGCGCCGGCGGAAGCGTCGTCGAACCTGTCGCGCTTCGACGGCGTGCGCTTCGGCCATCGTGCCGCCGAGTACCGCGACCTGCTCGACATGTACAAGAAGTCGCGTGCCGAAGGCTTCGGCACCGAGGTCAAGCGTCGCATCCTGGTGGGCACCTACGTGCTCTCGCACGGCTATTACGACGCCTACTATCTGCAAGCCCAGAAGATCCGCCGTCTGATCGCGCAGGATTTCCAGAACGCGTTCGCGCAGTGCGACGTCATCATGGGGCCGGTTGCCCCGTCGGTGGCCTGGAACCTCGGCGAGAAGAGCGCCGATCCGGTGCAGATGTATCTGGCCGACGTCTACACGCTGTCGGTGAGCCTCGCGGGCCTGCCGGGCATGAGCCTGCCGGTCGGCCCGGGACGCAATGCGCGTCCGGTCGGCCTGCAAATGATCGGCAACTATTTCGACGAAGCCCGCCTGCTGCAAGTGGCCGACGCGTTCCAGCGCGCGACCGACTGGCACAAGCGTGCGCCCACGGGTGTCTGACGATGAGCCGCCAGCGCATGCAGCACCACGCCATGACGTCTCCCGCAACGGCCGGTTCGGGCATCGGTTCGGCCATCGCCCCCGATGCCGCCCGTGCCGCCGCACCCGCCGCCCGCCGGCTGATTTCCCGCGCGCTGGTGCTCACCGGCATGGTGCTCACGCTCGCGTCGTGCTCGCTGCCGTTCTCGCGCCCGACGCCGATCGCTTACCGTGAAATCAATCTGTCGGGTTACTGCTCGCAGACCGACGAAGACGGCTTTCGCGAACAGGCGATGCTCAAGGTCCAGGGCAATCAGGTGCAGGCGCTGGACTGGCGTCTGTGGGTGGGCAACCGCGGCAGCTGCCACTTCAATCTGGCGGATTTTCACCAGACGCAATGGCGCCCGAGCATCGAACTGCGCGCCAATCGGGGCAGTTGCAAGCTGCTTATCTGGCAGGACCCGGGCAACGTGACCATCGGACACGCGAACTGCGAGGCGTATTGCACGCCGGGCATCTACGAGACCGCGTGGCCCGTGAGTTTCGATCCGCAGTCGGGCATTTGCGCACGCGATACGCGCCGGTAAGCATCGACGAACAGGAACGGGCCGGGTGTCCACCGGGGCGAGGAGTCCCACGGACGGCTGGCCGCAAAGGCAAGGCGACATGCCCTGCCGACAAGTTGAGACAAGGGTGAACCTTATGCAATGGGAAGTCGTTATTGGTCTGGAGACGCACGCACAGCTCTCCACCGCTTCCAAGATTTTCTCGGGCGCATCGACGCAGTTCGGCGCCGCCCCCAACACGCAGGCGTGCCCCGTGGATCTGGCCCTGCCGGGCGTGCTGCCCGTGCTCAATCGCGGCGCTGTCGAGCGCGCGATCGAGTT
This is a stretch of genomic DNA from Pandoraea faecigallinarum. It encodes these proteins:
- the mrdA gene encoding penicillin-binding protein 2 — translated: MTEFKNPQQQLQTFHLRVTAAALFVLICFSLLAVRFVYLQVFRHNQYALQADENRVSLAPIVPNRGVIMDRNGVVLARNYSAYTLEITPSKIGRPLEDLVTDLSDVIEITPRDRARFKKLMDDSKSFESLPIRTRLTDEEVARFTAQRFRFPGVDVHARLFRQYPLGETAAHVIGYIGRISQRDRQRIDAMSEENDSDSAKYDIRRDVNNYKGTDYIGKIGVEQSYETQLHGITGFEEIEVTAGGRPVRTISRTPATPGDNLVLSIDIKLQQVAEQAFAGRRGAVVAIEPKTGDVLAFVSAPSFDPNLFVEGIDQQNWDALNNSPDRPLLNRPLRGTYPIGSTYKPFMALAALELGKRTTNWGFQDTGSFTLGNHTFRNDVRNGQGWIDMYRSIVVSNDTYYYMLAHDLGVNAIHDFMAPLGFGQLTGIDIEGEARGILPSTEWKRKAYKKPAQQKWYDGETISLGIGQGYNSFTILQLAHATATLANNGVVMKPHLVKAVEDPVSHSRQLTVPHESARLPYKQADIDFVKRAMVGVIKEGTGRQAFAGAPYEAGGKTGTAQVYSLGKNEKYNHNAIPEFKRDHALFIAFAPADDPKIALALIVENAGWGGAQAGPVARSLLDYYLITEPKERAAEAAALQAAASGASAAAVSAAPDAPPASAAELDRLATATTATMAVSRVAPGASAATAVTGAARSPNGKASAATAPETQKPAPPPNKPAIISPTVADEARHRAAIRAQEQSTHKAKGAQGETP
- the mreC gene encoding rod shape-determining protein MreC; the protein is MQYSPPPLFKQGPSALARLICFVALAIGLLVVDSHYNTLERVRAVVGTALYPVQRMMLLPRDAILGVARFFSTESQLTTENGTLRERNLELSVQAQRNNQLVAENEHLRQLLALRERMPVPSIPAEIEYDTRDPFTQRVVIDRGTKHGVKLGAPVVTEQGLLGQVSRVFLLQSEVTLLTDKEQAVPVQVIRSGVHSVIYGGLRGDVLDLRFIPLSADVKVGDEIATSGLDGVYPAGLPVARITKVDRVSDTAFARILCQPVANLRSQRQVLVLQYTTPLALHPDAAADLARASDPAASGGKPAPKGGTRADPKLAPGARKGH
- the mreD gene encoding rod shape-determining protein MreD, which translates into the protein MSRPQYILLPVNPYFIALSLVVAFLVNLMPWGHAPAMPDFVALVLMFWNIHQPRKVGMGVAFLVGLLMDVHNAGLLGEHALAYTLLSYGAIMIHRRVLFFTLLGQALTVLPLLLLAHVVPFIIRLATGAAFPGWWPLAASFVEALLWPVISILLLAPQKRAVDRDDTRPI
- a CDS encoding rod shape-determining protein, with the protein product MFGFLRSYFSNDLAIDLGTANTLIYMRGKGVVLDEPSVVAIRQEGGPSGKKTIQAVGKEAKQMLGKVPGNIEAIRPMKDGVIADFTVTEQMIKQFIKMAHESRLFSPSPRIIICVPCGSTQVERRAIKEAAHGAGASQVYLIEEPMAAAIGAGLPVSEATGSMVVDIGGGTTEVGVISLGGIVYKGSVRVGGDKFDEAIVNYIRRNYGMLIGEQTAEAIKKEIGSAFPGSEVKEMEVKGRNLSEGIPRAFTISSNEILEALTDPLNQIVSSVKIALEQTPPELGADIAERGMMLTGGGALLRDLDRLLAEETGLPVLVAEDPLTCVVRGSGMALERMDKLGSIFSYE
- the gatC gene encoding Asp-tRNA(Asn)/Glu-tRNA(Gln) amidotransferase subunit GatC, which codes for MALNHSDVKRIAHLARLELADDEAAHMEKELNGFFALVEQMQSVDTTGVAPLAHPIEQIQEVAQRLRTDAVTELVDRDANQRPAPAVQDGLYLVPKVIE
- the rodA gene encoding rod shape-determining protein RodA, whose amino-acid sequence is MALDKHTWKEQVKRLFAAFDKPLALIVFLLLCVGLVTLYSASIDVPGRVEDQIRNIVLTFVLMWVLAMLPTQTLMKFAVPLYTAGVALLIAVAMFGLTKKGAKRWLNVGMVIQPSEIMKIAMPLMLAWYFQKREGNIRWFDYLAALALLGVPVGLIAKQPDLGTGLLVAAAGLYVIYLAGLSWKLILPVLIAGVVGIGTILALEDKICQPDVEWHILHDYQKHRVCTLLDPTSDPLGKGFHTIQSVIAIGSGGTTGKGWLKGTQAHLEFIPEKHTDFIFAVFAEEFGLIGEGVLIVLYLLLVARGLMIAASGATLFGRLLAGAVTMIFFTYAFVNMGMVSGILPVVGVPLPFMSYGGTALVTLGLGVGILMSVAREKRLMQS
- the gatA gene encoding Asp-tRNA(Asn)/Glu-tRNA(Gln) amidotransferase subunit GatA, with product MEQDLIHLQDLRAALDARRVSSVELTQHYLTRIAAAADLNAFVHVDAEASLTQARAADARIAAGDGANQPLLGIPVAHKDVFVTRNWHSTAGSRMLKGYQSPFDAAVVERLSDAGMVTLGKTNMDEFAMGSSNENSYYGPVKNPWDKLAVPGGSSGGSAAAVAARLAPVATGTDTGGSIRQPAAFCGVTGIKPTYGRVSRYGMIAFASSLDQGGPFGHSAADCAWLLNGMAGFDPRDSTSLERADEDFARGLGKPLDGATADKPLAGLRIGLPAEYFGEGLDADVRESIDNALAEFEKLGAVRVPVSLPKTELSIPVYYVLAPAEASSNLSRFDGVRFGHRAAEYRDLLDMYKKSRAEGFGTEVKRRILVGTYVLSHGYYDAYYLQAQKIRRLIAQDFQNAFAQCDVIMGPVAPSVAWNLGEKSADPVQMYLADVYTLSVSLAGLPGMSLPVGPGRNARPVGLQMIGNYFDEARLLQVADAFQRATDWHKRAPTGV